A part of Caldicellulosiruptor owensensis OL genomic DNA contains:
- a CDS encoding helix-turn-helix domain-containing protein has translation MKKDKKYFKLDDILVGIAVKIIQYRIKNNLSQKELAAKLGISQAMESKLESGDYNSTVNVILNCSKVGV, from the coding sequence ATGAAGAAAGATAAAAAATATTTTAAACTGGACGACATTTTGGTAGGCATTGCTGTGAAGATTATCCAGTATAGAATTAAAAATAATCTTTCCCAGAAAGAATTAGCAGCAAAACTTGGAATTAGTCAGGCTATGGAGTCAAAACTTGAAAGTGGGGATTATAATTCTACTGTAAATGTTATATTAAATTGCTCAAAAGTTGGGGTTTGA